The following proteins come from a genomic window of Miscanthus floridulus cultivar M001 chromosome 2, ASM1932011v1, whole genome shotgun sequence:
- the LOC136539320 gene encoding cation/H(+) antiporter 15-like, which produces MDDSINCYVVPQTTGTERNIFHGGSPLQESLPLLGVQLVLIVAITRVLYFLLKPSKQPRVVSEIMGGIILGPSMLSRSPVLHTVATFGLMYVIFLIGVRMDPMLVVRSGKKGVIIGLSGFILPLAMTTAGLSGAAMVSESDVTRRSTFLFALVTSLSVTSFAVLSPILSELSLLNSDLGRTAMSASMNPERRQPGARLAGAHAQQSAHRRGYSKALNTATCIRVGRGFL; this is translated from the exons ATGGACGACAGCATCAACTGCTACGTGGTCCCGCAGACCACGGGCACCGAGCGGAACATCTTCCACGGAGGCAGCCCATTGCAGGAGTCGCtgccgctgctcggcgtgcaGCTCGTCCTCATCGTCGCCATCACCCGCGTCCTCTACTTCCTTCTCAAGCCGTCCAAGCAGCCCCGCGTCGTGTCCGAGATCATG GGCGGCATCATACTCGGCCCGTCCATGCTGTCACGCAGTCCGGTGCTGCACACCGTCGCGACGTTCGGGCTCATGTACGTCATCTTCCTCATCGGCGTGCGGATGGACCCGATGCTCGTCGTCCGCTCCGGCAAGAAGGGCGTGATCATCGGCCTTTCCGGCTTCATCCTCCCGCTGGCCATGACCACCGCGGGCTTATCCGGCGCCGCCATGGTCTCGGAGTCCGACGTAACGAGGCGTTCTACGTTCCTGTTCGCGCTGGTCACGTCGCTCTCGGTCACGTCCTTCGCGGTGCTGTCGCCGATCCTGTCGgagctcagcctcctcaactccGACCTGGGGCGCACCGCCATGTCGGCCTCGATGAACCCGGAGCGCCGCCAGCCAGGGGCGCGGCTCGCCGGAGCGCACGCACAGCAGAGCGCACACAGGCGTGGCTACAGTAAAGCACTAAACACTGCCACCTGCATACGTGTGGGAAGGGGTTTTCTATAA